In the genome of Yersinia enterocolitica, the window TTCTTTTTGCAGCTCGGAAATTACGCTGTCGCTGGCCGCGACCTTCTGTTGCATTTCAGCAGTGCGCTGATTCCAGCTATTATCAATATTAGCCAGCTTATCTGTCAGGATTTTGACTTGTTGTTCAAGGTCCGGTACCCGAATACGCAGACTTGGCGTTTCACTCAATTGATTCAGCGCGATCCAGGTGGTTTTCCCTTTACTGTCGCGGATTTGACCGTAATTTGTGCTGTCATCAACACTTATCAGGGCGACTTCATCTCCGCCTTTTAACGTGCCAACAATACGGTATTGGTTACCGGGACCGCTATGAACGTAGGTATCCAGCTCATCAGAGATGTAGCGTTTTTCTTCAGCGTGCGCGCCCCAGGAGATACTGAGACTTAGCATCGCGAGGCAAATTAGGCGTATTTTCAGCATTAGAGAGTCATTTATGAGTGAATTTATGGAACGATAGTAGTGTGTTCAGTTTGCCGACGCAACGCATAAACCGGAATGAGAACTATCTTACTCTCATAGCCAGCGCGGCTTTAGCCACTTTGTTGTTCATTTTAACCACGCTGAAAATTTGTCTTATGAAGCCTTATGGCAGACCTGTTAAAATAGAGGCTGACTCGGGGTAGCCACGCGGTTTTTTTGTGTAAAATAGCGAAGTCTGTGTAAAACAGGCAAACCGCCGCGAAAGAGGCATAATGCCCGTAAACTCGCAACATACCGGTGTGAATGAAATTATGACCGTTGAAATAGAATTAAAATTTATTGCTACTCCTGCGGCCATTGCCGCTTTGCCCGAGCGGCTTACATCCTGGCGAAGCCAGCATTCTGCGCCGCAGACGCTGACCAATATCTATTTTGAAACTGCCGATAAGCGGCTGCGCCAACATGATATTGGCTTACGTATCCGTGGTTATGATGGCCGTTACGAAATGACGGTTAAGACCGGCGGTAAAGTGGTCGGTGGTTTACATCAACGCCCTGAATACAATGTTGATATTGATAGTGACCAATTGGATTTGGCGCGTTTCCCTGCCGATATCTGGCCGAACGGTTGGGTGATTGAGACATTACAAGCAGAACTACAGCCGCTATTCCGTACGGATTTTACTCGAGAGAAGTGGGTAATTACTTACGGCGAGAGCGAGATAGAGCTTGCTGTTGATCAAGGCACTATCAGTGCCGGTGAGCTGTCGGAACCCTTGCACGAAATTGAGCTGGAACTGAAAAAAGGCAATCAGGCAGATTTGCTGGCATTGGCCGCAGAACTGGCACAAATTGGCGGTTTACGGCAGGGCAATCTGAGTAAAGCAGCCCGTGGCTATCATTTAGCACAAGGCAATCCACCTCGTGAATTGCGCCCGTTACTGGTGTTGCAGCCAGCGGCCAAATCCACCGTTGAGCAAGGTATGGTCGCAGGGCTGGAGATGGCCCTGGACCATTGGCAATACCATGAAGAGCTGTGGTTACGTGGCGAACCGGCCGCTAAAGCTATGATCATTGAAGCATTGGCAATGGTGCGTCAGTCATTAGCTATTTTTGGTGGTTTGGTCCCGCGCAAAGCCAGTACTGAATTGCGTGCCGGGCTGCTGGCGCTTGAACCGCAGTTAGAACCGAAGAATGTCGATGCTGAGCAGCTTTGCTATAGCAGTGATTACCTAAAATGTAAGTTAGCGCTCACATCTTGGCTGGTTACCTCTGGCTGGCGGCCATTTATGGATGCCAAAGCACAGACCAAGTTTGAAGGGTCATTCAAACGCTTCTGCGACATCATGTTGAGCCGCAGCGCTGCTGATCTGAAAGACGCTTTTGGCCAGCATCTGGATGACGATGGTTATTTGGCGCAACTCCCTCGCTTGAACCGGCAGATCATGTCTTTCCAATTGCTCTCAGGCTTCTATCCGCAGAGTGAATGGTTGCCGTATATCGATGGCTGGTTTGGTTTACAGCAGGAGATTATGCACCGTCAGGGTCACTGGCGTGATACCGCCCGTAAGGAAGCGCTTGCGCAGGCAGCCTTTTGGTTGAACGGTGCTGCTAGTTAATAGATAGCAGCTTGAGGAATGCTTTATGTTGCCACTCTCTTCGGATTTACAGATTCAGGCGCAGAATATACGACAGCGCTTTTATGAGTTACCGGCTCCGCCAGATTTACACGAGGAAGATATCTCTGTGCTGGCGTTGAGTGATTTTGTCAGTGATATGTTACTGATTCACCCTGAGTGGCTGGAGGAGTTGCATCAGCAACCCCCGCAACCGCAGGAGTGGCAATTTTATCCACAATGGTTAAATCTGGCGTTGGCCGAGGTACATGACGAAGCGGCATTATTAGCCGCATTGCGGCTGTTTCGCCGCCGGATGATGG includes:
- a CDS encoding TIGR04211 family SH3 domain-containing protein; translation: MLKIRLICLAMLSLSISWGAHAEEKRYISDELDTYVHSGPGNQYRIVGTLKGGDEVALISVDDSTNYGQIRDSKGKTTWIALNQLSETPSLRIRVPDLEQQVKILTDKLANIDNSWNQRTAEMQQKVAASDSVISELQKENESLKNQLVVAQKKVSAVNLQLDDKQRTIILQWFMYGGGVAGIGLLLGLVLPHLIPSRKKNNRWMN
- a CDS encoding inorganic triphosphatase: MTVEIELKFIATPAAIAALPERLTSWRSQHSAPQTLTNIYFETADKRLRQHDIGLRIRGYDGRYEMTVKTGGKVVGGLHQRPEYNVDIDSDQLDLARFPADIWPNGWVIETLQAELQPLFRTDFTREKWVITYGESEIELAVDQGTISAGELSEPLHEIELELKKGNQADLLALAAELAQIGGLRQGNLSKAARGYHLAQGNPPRELRPLLVLQPAAKSTVEQGMVAGLEMALDHWQYHEELWLRGEPAAKAMIIEALAMVRQSLAIFGGLVPRKASTELRAGLLALEPQLEPKNVDAEQLCYSSDYLKCKLALTSWLVTSGWRPFMDAKAQTKFEGSFKRFCDIMLSRSAADLKDAFGQHLDDDGYLAQLPRLNRQIMSFQLLSGFYPQSEWLPYIDGWFGLQQEIMHRQGHWRDTARKEALAQAAFWLNGAAS